In the genome of Nomascus leucogenys isolate Asia chromosome 12, Asia_NLE_v1, whole genome shotgun sequence, the window tggatgtcaatataagtatataaaatgaGTGGAAGACACTACTTCTAAATATTAGGAGTGATTTTTCTGGATGGGATTGTGgattatttgtgtcttctttttgcCCATAAGAGCATGTATAACTTTGATAACCacaaaatatgctttattttcaaaagatatttaGGATTTGATAGTGTTCGTTAACAAAAGTTACTAAGATAGGTTTGTGATACGATTCAGACAGGCACTAAATATTGCACAGTTATAACCATGTTCAAATTTTATTGTTGGTAGAAATGACTAAATGTAAGATTGGACTAATGAACCAACCTTGCTCATTTTACAATTTTAGGTGTTTTTCCATTATAaagcatatatatgaatatgtattattAAAAACTGAAACACTGTGATGgtgtttaaagcaaaaatctgcttttttttttaaatacacaagtAGGTTCATCTGTATACAGTATTTGCAGTTTGCTTTTTTAACTTATATATCATCTTCCCTTAACTTGAAGACTGTTGCATCTAAACATGTATGGATTTAGAAGAAGCAAAAATTATGAACAAGATCATGGTGGTAAATTTGCTTTTGTTGACCTTGCTTTCTCCGTCATGAAATTCATAATTGAAAATAGACCCTTTTCAGAACAGGGATCTAAAGAAAGATgacaaaattaagacaaaaaaaaacagaaaaaataagaaattacaatttctttttgttcaaatctttctgtatttgtatttctgatttttttctttgaattttggtactgtatttttattatatcataGGCACAGGTTCAATATCAACAGCAGCATGAACAACAGAAAAAAGATTTAGAAATCCTCCATCAACAAAACATCCACCAGCTGCAAAACAGACTGTCTGAGTTAGAAGCAGCTAATAAAGACTTAACcgaaagaaaatataaaggagaCTCCACTATTAGAGAACTTAAAGCAAAACTTTCTGGTGTTGAAGAGgtattgaatgttttttttttctcccccaattTAAGGGAACGTTTTGATTTGGTTATTTTAATGTGGTTACTTGTGTGGGTGGTGTTCCTCTGAATGCTCTATAGAGTTCTCTTGTGGCGTTAGGGTAATCCATTCAGACAATGCGAAGAAAATTGAGAATTTGAAATTTGATAAAAAGCCTAATTCGTAACAGAACTGAGGTAAGCTTGAATATTTTTAGTTAGGGTCTTGAGAGCAGATTACTGGCACAGATGTCAGATTTATCAATGTGTTTTTTAATAGTAACACAGCACCTGTATTTCATAGGGTACTGTGTTGACagggctgggttttttttttcctcagcctGCTTAGCATGTATCAAACAATTATGTGAATTTAGTatctagtaataataatgataatggtaATAGTAAAGATAATAGTTAATGCTTACAGAGCATTTTCTATGTGATAGGTACTGTTTGaagtgctttgcatatattaactcattttattataacaattatttaaggtaggaactattattagccctattttacagatgatgaaactaaggcacagaaaggttaaataagttgcctaaggtcacatagtCAAGGAGTGGAAGAACAAGGATTAGAACTCATCTATTATTTGACTGTCTTTAATACTACCTTGTTCTTTCAGGCaacagagaaatttttttttattttatttatttaagttctgggagACATGTACAGAATgcgcaggtttgttgcataggtaaacacgtgccatggtggtttgctgcacctatcaactcatcacctgggtattaagccccacagaaattttttaaatcttgctaTAGTGCCACATTTGTTGTTGCTTTGGCATTGATTACAGGCTTCTTTGTAGCATTATATATTATTGTCATatgaattattagaaaatatatgtagatTTTGTCTATATTTAAATACCAAGGTTACCAGTGTTATTCTAGCTCACAAGACTTCAAACTCTATTTTACCAGTCTCATGCTTAGAAGCTCTAAAGCCTGATCAGTTTTGTGTTCAGATCCTCATATTGTTTTGCCCCAACAATAGATGTCTTCAGTTTTTCCTGCATACACTCTTCATACTAGTTGTAAAGCATTTGAACCTTCATGGTACATTGGTAGTCTAAATGCTTCAGTATAATGCTCTGATTTCATCATTCTCAGCCCTGGAATTGGTCATTATATAAACAACCTCACTGCGTTGATTTTTATATGatctaatgaaaatatttcctccaaGATTTTCATATGACTTGCAAATTGTTAGTtcttggagcttttttttttaaccgctGAATATTCAGCTACCTATTTTAAGTAACAATTTTTAGGCATTAGTGCCCTAAAAATAACAATtgccaccatttattgagttttaCTGTGTGCCAGCCAAAATGCTAGGCAATTTACATAAGGATTTTTatgaaggttaaatgaaataatttattaagtatttgttatttctgttttacaaatgagggaacTGAGATTTAATTTAGGGAGTTTCAGTAATTACAAGATCACACAGTagaagagccaggatttaaattttgtttgataCTAAAGTTTGTGCTCCTAAAACCACTATAGTCACAATACCGtataattatttttggaaacttTGTTAAGAACTAAAACTATCTAGGAATACTGTATCCTGGACTTTCATATACCAGCAGCATTTGGGTTGATATTAGCTGATTGGGAAGAGATctatgtagattttttaaaaatctatttttaatgaaCAATTACAGTTTATTTGGCTTGAAAGAGTGAACAGAGAGATGCggaaatgttaacatttattgacaTGGAAAGATATTTGTAATACGTGAAGAAGGTAGATTATAAACTGCAGAGTATCAGCCTTTAAAAAACAATCTGTACATGtaagcaacaaagaaaaatgtgaattctAGATTGTGGCTCTCACCCTTGGTTACCCTTGGAATCAGTTGTGGAGACATCAGAAAATTATTGTTAAAAGTTTTAGTTACTgtaatttattcataaattagaattattttattttcccttgatATGATTGAATCAGATAGTagaatattttacaattatattCCAGATATATGCTACTGTACCATTAGAAAGAcattcatgcttttaaaaaaaatccgtactaaaactttaaaattattaaagacttttttaaatatgttagaCATCTTAATTATAAATAACCAGATGAGCAACTTCCTTTTTTCATaatgcttaatttcttttttttcccattctaggAGCTACAGCGGACTAAGCAAGAAGTCCTCTCTTTGCGAAGAGAGAATTCTACACTAGATGTTGAATGCCACGAGAAAGAAAAGCACATTAATCAGCTACAAACAAAAGTGGCAGTTTTAGAACAGGAAATCAAGGATAAGGACCAGCTTGTTTTAAGAACAAAAGAAGCATTTGATACAATCCAGGAACAAAAggtctacttttaaatttttctcagaaATTGATAATCATATTTATAAGTAAACACAAATGTCCTaattattcatgtttttaaaaaatatatcaggtGGTTTTAGAAGAAAATGGTGAGAAAAATCAAGTACAACTAGGAAAGCTTGAAGCTACAATAAAATCATTATCTGCAGAACTTCTGaaggtttgttttaaaaattttatagccTAATATTTCATTAGATTGCATAGAAATATACATATGAAGCTCTTTTATAGGCAAATGAAATTATCAAGAAGTTACAAGGGGATCTGAAAACTTTAATGAGTAAGTTGAAATTGAAGAATACAGTTACTATTCAGCAAGAAAAACTCTTggctgagaaggaggaaaagTTACAAAAGGAACAAAAGGAATTACAAGATGTTGGACAGTCTCTTCGAATTAAAGAGCAAGAggtagttaatattttaaatttttgtgttgtaactatattttttcctcatttatttttaaaatttatgctttGTTACATTAACAAATGGctttggtcttgtttttttttcaacaaaagaaCATGACTAGATTCAATAGATGTTAATAACCTGTTTCAGTTTGGAAAGTTAGTTATCATAATTCAGATACCTTGATTGCTCATGTATGTCTATGTTTGTATACACAcgtaaatattttattgtataattgAGCTAATTCCTTTATTCTCATTTAATATTAGTAGTAACCATTTATgtatttagttaataataatacattcttcagtttttatttaaCCTTTATTTTGCTTGACTTATTGTGATGATTGATATATTTCAGGTATGCAAATTACAAGAACAATTAGAAGCTACAGTTAAAAAACTtgaagaaagcaaacaacttctaaaaaataatgaaaagtgtAAGTATGTTACATGTTAATGTAAATGAGGTttgtagttttattcttttatatttttgagacacggtctcactctgtcacccaggctggagtgcagtggcatgatctcagctcactgtagcctccaccactttggttcaagttatcctcccgcctcagctccccaagtaggtgggactaaggtgtgcaccaccacactcagctaattttgtgagttttttcgtagagacgaggttttatcatgttgcccaggctggtctagtgatccacccgcctcggcctcccagattgctgcgTTTAGGTTTACAGGTGTTAGCCATCGTGCTCGGCTGTAGTTTTATTCTTAATCTGAAAATTTTATTCGAATTCATAAAAGTAGACATTGGCCAATATGTAAGTAATTTCTGCTTTAAATATACTGTCTTAATGCCTTTTCTATAATAAATTTATACCATCTGCCCAGTAAAAGAGTTATCATCTTTATAAAGAAAACCATATCCCATAGGTCAGTAACCCACAATTAAAACTGTTGAAAATGTTGACTgtaatttattgtttaaattctTCATTACTCCTTTTTTTAATAGCTGTGTTTACCTAATAATAACAATATGAATTGTTTGaaaccaaaacataaaattaagattttaacattttctcaGTTTATACTACTGGGTATCATATATAAGATTGTGAATTTTAAGTAAACTAAGATATTCTAGAAGTGAAATCTTTCAAAGAGTTGCTTGACTAGCAGAAATATGTGCTTCGGAGAGTAATACAATAAGGAGTCCTATGTGGCAGCTTCTAAAATAAGAAACTTTAATGACAAAAATTTAGGTGAACCTATATTGCTCTCCTGTGATGTCAGGTAGTTGTAaaaacttataattaaaaaatcttaatataatttttaagtgtttaagatgattagaaaaataaaaacagtcaaTATTCTTTACCTTgcttcttgttcttttatttaagtAATCACGTGGTTAAataaagaactaaatgaaaatcaGCTAGTGAGAAAGCAAGATGTATTGGGACCTTCTACTACTACGCCTGCACATTCTAGCAGCAACACAATCAGAAGTGGAATTTCTCCTAACCTGAATGTGGTAAGATTTAAAACAAGATGTGAGTGATCTTAGTGAATTTCCCGAAACAAAAGTATTTCCAGATTGTTACGAAGTTTCCGTGATTTAAGGTACTGGTACCAGTACAAAGTGGAGTCTTACAATTACCAGCACTGAAATAGAGTTTAAGTTGCCCCTGGAAGTGGAACAAAGGCACACTTGCTCTGAACAAAGAGGCTGAGTTTCAAGagcacacttctttttttttttttttttttttttgagacggagtctcgctctgccgttcaggctggagtgcagtggcgagatcttggctcactgcaagctctacctcccgggttcacaccattctcctgcctcagcctcccgagtagctgggactataggcgcctgccaccatgcccagctaattttttgtatttttagtagagatgggtttcacagtgttagccaggatggttttgatctcctgacctcatgatctgtcgaccttggcctcccaaagtgttgggattacaggcgtgagccaccgcgcctggccaacagcaCACTTCTTTGTAAGTCTTGACTGGATATTGAAATCTTTCAGTGCTAACTAAAGTAATACCAAATATACTGAAAAACTTGAAAACACAACGTAAAACATTTAGGAGACTTCAAGAAGAGAGAATTCAGGGTTTAGGCTTAAGCATAGACTGAATtctatcagaaaaagaaaagaaagtaaaaaagaaaaaagtcctatTAGCAGGGTTGTCACCTTTAGATTCTACAAGAAACTGGTTGTGAGATACAAGCTTTCTAGCTCCCAGgaccagatttttttcttttttgagacaagacctTGCTcttttgccgaggctggagtgcagtggtgggatcatggctcatggcagccttgacctcctgggctcagacaatcctcccacctcggcctctcaaagtgctgggattataggtgtgagccactgtgtccggtcctgcttttttttttttttttttttcccctgagaaaaaagggaggctgggcacaatggctcatgcctgtaatcccagcactttgggtgggaggctgaggtgggtggatcacctgaggtcaggagttcaagaggtcagcctgggcaacgtggtgaaaccctgtctctactaaaaatacacaattcagctgggtgcagtggtgcatgcctataatcccagctactcgggagactgaggcaggggaactgaaaggggccgggcagagaccaaactacactggtcgcggtcaagagatctttattggaggtattgAGCGGCACCACgcgaggagaaggaagagaagagagagagggctgctgttgtgctgggttttatatcccttgggcctacgtggattgggctaggggcgggcccaagggaaggcgggagatgcttctttctgattggcccctctttggcgggttcagacagtgcccggtcaaggaggggagaagaacccggaaccggccccatcttaaggtacggcgccattttaaggtaccccatgttacctaacaggaactgcttgaacccaggaggtggaggttgccatgagccaagatcacaccactgtactccagcctgggtgacagagtgagactctgtcttgtaTCTCCTACagctctcaaaaagaaaaaagggagaataaGAAAAGCAGCTTCTTACATTCAGAGGTGATTTGGTACTATCTGATAGTTAGGCCTAGGTGCTGCTAGGAGCTTGCCTAGCATCCACACATAGGCCTTGGGGCTCTCCTGTTGAACACAACAATTTCATGGAATATTAACATCAGGCAAAGTTACTCTGTGACTCTGTCAATACAAAAACAAGACTGTTTCATAATCATGCCTGAACACAGACGAAAATATGAACATTGCTAAATCACAGATATGGCCCATAAGCATCCTcatatcctggctaacatgaatggctgctgctgctttaatTACAGCTTTGACCTTAATACATTGCTCTTGCCTTATTAGATAGGATTTATTCAGATACCCAGTCATACATTTATCCCCATTTCCCAGTAGCTTCCAATCCACAGCAAAGCACCACTTAAACTTTTTCTCAAATCACCTAACATGTGTCTAAATCCAATAAATAAGTCCCTTTTAATACCCACTTTTGGAGATACCCATGTTTCTTCATGGTGTGTAGTTTCCCTTGTTGCAAGGAGCAATAAATCTAGCTTGTATATCTATACATGGGTTCCTGGTGGCCTTTGGCTGCAGGACATTGGCAGAAggtttaaaattcagattcctaATTGAATTTTTAACCTAATCTACTCTGGTAAGTCAGAGTACTGGATGTCTAAAGAAGGGGAAAGATTGCTGTTAAATTGGAGAAAGGTGCAGAAAGAAGTGCCTGGGGCTGaattacaaacttaaaaaaatttttttgactgGCTTAAAATTTGAATGACTGATGATAGCTGTGTGAAAGGTGTTTTTTTGTGTGCATCCATTAGTGTGCACAAATGCCTTCTCAAGATTTGTGTTACAACTGGCCTcagtataaaaataaactttttcataACGTTGGTGAATATGTGGTGCCAGTATATTGAAAATTAGTGGCAAAACCAATCATTGTCTCAATTAGTCCATTTAAGAACACTGATCTTGTTATTATGCAGTctgacagaaaattatttttattttatctctgaTTGGCCTGTTGATCTCCAGACTCCCCCATTCCCACCTTTTTTAGGAGACTTAGAGTGAAACAAGTTGGTTCAGAAGCTTGGCTTTAACGTTGTACAAAGGCAGGCCCAGTAGTTTGTTTTATCCAAGCTTGCACAGCTACTTTGAAAAGCCCTCTAGTTCAAAGTTATCCTAGCCCCATGGTAGGTAATAAAGCAGAGTTTTGTGGTGTGATAAACAAGACTGGCCTCTGAGATAGTGCCCttaattattagttattataaCAGATGCTAATGCCACCTGATCAACAAATACTATTTAGAATTAATTTATCATCTTTAAtcatctttatgtttttatttttaggttgatGGTAGACTGACTTACCCAACCTGTGGGATTGGTTATCCTGTCTCCTCTGCATTTGCATTCCAGAATACCTTCCCTCATTCGATATCTGCCAAAAATACCAGCCACCCTGGTTCAGGAACAAAGGTAGCCAAATTAACTAATACTTGTTCTGGGAAAAAATATAGCAACCTATTAGTATACAAACATTTCACatcttttaaaagttcatttattCTTTGGTCAGTTGTTAAGTAGTAGGTAGTGTATTAGATAAGTACATTACTGAATATCTAGTATCTATGTGTACAGGAAATATATGCACTATATATTTCGTGAGTCACTGTAATTTCTAAAATCTTGACATCAGTCTGTTTAAACGTCACTTATTTCTACTcaacctctcctttttttttttttttttttttgagacagagtcttgctcggttgtccaggctggagtgtggtggtgtaatctcagctcactgcagcctctgcctcctgggttcagtgattctcgtgcctcagcctctggagtagctgggattacaggcatgtgccactacacctggctaattttttttgcaattttagtagaggtgaggtttcgccatgttgtccaggttggtctcgaactcctggcctcaagtgatctgcctgccttggcctcccaaagtgctgagattgcaggcctgagccaccacgcctggccagcctttccatttttattcattcttctactTGTATCTCCTACAGCTCTCAAGCCTGACTAGGATTTCTGACTTCATACTGTTGGAGTCTGAACTATGATTTGGAGTTCATTGCTAGAATTTAAAGGTCTGGTAGGGCAGGCTTaaatcaaattctaaaatttagtTCTGACAACATTATCTCAGATAAGATATGACTAGCAATCCCCCCAACCCTTGATTTATTTGTTAAGGCTATCTTCTACCTActtctttttcctaatttttattattatcttagatttatatatattttttgtgtattataattttgttttcacaaTAATTTAATCCACCCAGATCAGtcactgcttttattttcattgctaaCTTCAGATcgaggtttattttttcttaaataatgagacaaataaacatttatgaaaaaatattttataaaagataaatttgagGACTTTGGTATTACGAACTATCAAATTAGGTCTGGGCTACTCTAAAAATAAGTTGGCTGTGTTGCTTAGGCATGTGCTCTTTTTAGCCATAGCCTTATTATTGACAGGAGCTATGGAGAATTCTCAGTGAAATGAGAATTAAGCCTGAGTTTTTATGCCTGGAATACTGTTATGTAAAGAGTACATAGATGCATATAATTGGCTCTTCTTGCATTGCTTATTAAGGAGAATTAGATATGTGCATTCAAAGGAATGCCTATTGTTTTATTATCAGTATCAGTATACTCAAGTGTGGTTGCATCTTgggatcattttttttctttagaattatAAGTGAATTCacagttgttttttattttaaacaactttccaggaatatatatataatgtccaAAATGAGGACAAGAACTACTACTAGAGACAGTTGCCT includes:
- the SASS6 gene encoding spindle assembly abnormal protein 6 homolog isoform X3, which encodes MSQVLFHQLVPLQVKCKDCEERRVSIRMSIELQSVSNPVHRKDLVIRLTDDTDPFFLYNLVISEEDFQSLKFQQGLLVDFLAFPQKFIDLLQQCTQEHAKEIPRFLLQLVSPAAILDNSPAFLNVVETNPFKHLTHLSLKLLPGNDVEIKKFLAGCLKCSKEEKLSLMQSLDDVTRQLDFTQKTLAEKKQELDKLRNEWASHTAALTNKHSQELTNEKEKALQAQVQYQQQHEQQKKDLEILHQQNIHQLQNRLSELEAANKDLTERKYKGDSTIRELKAKLSGVEEELQRTKQEVLSLRRENSTLDVECHEKEKHINQLQTKVAVLEQEIKDKDQLVLRTKEAFDTIQEQKVVLEENGEKNQVQLGKLEATIKSLSAELLKANEIIKKLQGDLKTLMSKLKLKNTVTIQQEKLLAEKEEKLQKEQKELQDVGQSLRIKEQEVCKLQEQLEATVKKLEESKQLLKNNEKLITWLNKELNENQLVRKQDVLGPSTTTPAHSSSNTIRSGISPNLNVVDGRLTYPTCGIGYPVSSAFAFQNTFPHSISAKNTSHPGSGTKW
- the SASS6 gene encoding spindle assembly abnormal protein 6 homolog isoform X2 encodes the protein MSQVLFHQLVPLQVKCKDCEESLKFQQGLLVDFLAFPQKFIDLLQQCTQEHAKEIPRFLLQLVSPAAILDNSPAFLNVVETNPFKHLTHLSLKLLPGNDVEIKKFLAGCLKCSKEEKLSLMQSLDDVTRQLDFTQKTLAEKKQELDKLRNEWASHTAALTNKHSQELTNEKEKALQAQVQYQQQHEQQKKDLEILHQQNIHQLQNRLSELEAANKDLTERKYKGDSTIRELKAKLSGVEEELQRTKQEVLSLRRENSTLDVECHEKEKHINQLQTKVAVLEQEIKDKDQLVLRTKEAFDTIQEQKVVLEENGEKNQVQLGKLEATIKSLSAELLKANEIIKKLQGDLKTLMSKLKLKNTVTIQQEKLLAEKEEKLQKEQKELQDVGQSLRIKEQEVCKLQEQLEATVKKLEESKQLLKNNEKLITWLNKELNENQLVRKQDVLGPSTTTPAHSSSNTIRSGISPNLNVVDGRLTYPTCGIGYPVSSAFAFQNTFPHSISAKNTSHPGSGTKVQFNLQFTKPNASLGDVQSGATISMPCSTDKENGENLGLESKYLKKREDSIPLRGLSQNLFSNSDHQRDGTLGALHTSSKPTALPSASSAYFPGQLPNS
- the SASS6 gene encoding spindle assembly abnormal protein 6 homolog isoform X4, with amino-acid sequence MQSLDDVTRQLDFTQKTLAEKKQELDKLRNEWASHTAALTNKHSQELTNEKEKALQAQVQYQQQHEQQKKDLEILHQQNIHQLQNRLSELEAANKDLTERKYKGDSTIRELKAKLSGVEEELQRTKQEVLSLRRENSTLDVECHEKEKHINQLQTKVAVLEQEIKDKDQLVLRTKEAFDTIQEQKVVLEENGEKNQVQLGKLEATIKSLSAELLKANEIIKKLQGDLKTLMSKLKLKNTVTIQQEKLLAEKEEKLQKEQKELQDVGQSLRIKEQEVCKLQEQLEATVKKLEESKQLLKNNEKLITWLNKELNENQLVRKQDVLGPSTTTPAHSSSNTIRSGISPNLNVVDGRLTYPTCGIGYPVSSAFAFQNTFPHSISAKNTSHPGSGTKVQFNLQFTKPNASLGDVQSGATISMPCSTDKENGENLGLESKYLKKREDSIPLRGLSQNLFSNSDHQRDGTLGALHTSSKPTALPSASSAYFPGQLPNS
- the SASS6 gene encoding spindle assembly abnormal protein 6 homolog isoform X1; this translates as MSQVLFHQLVPLQVKCKDCEERRVSIRMSIELQSVSNPVHRKDLVIRLTDDTDPFFLYNLVISEEDFQSLKFQQGLLVDFLAFPQKFIDLLQQCTQEHAKEIPRFLLQLVSPAAILDNSPAFLNVVETNPFKHLTHLSLKLLPGNDVEIKKFLAGCLKCSKEEKLSLMQSLDDVTRQLDFTQKTLAEKKQELDKLRNEWASHTAALTNKHSQELTNEKEKALQAQVQYQQQHEQQKKDLEILHQQNIHQLQNRLSELEAANKDLTERKYKGDSTIRELKAKLSGVEEELQRTKQEVLSLRRENSTLDVECHEKEKHINQLQTKVAVLEQEIKDKDQLVLRTKEAFDTIQEQKVVLEENGEKNQVQLGKLEATIKSLSAELLKANEIIKKLQGDLKTLMSKLKLKNTVTIQQEKLLAEKEEKLQKEQKELQDVGQSLRIKEQEVCKLQEQLEATVKKLEESKQLLKNNEKLITWLNKELNENQLVRKQDVLGPSTTTPAHSSSNTIRSGISPNLNVVDGRLTYPTCGIGYPVSSAFAFQNTFPHSISAKNTSHPGSGTKVQFNLQFTKPNASLGDVQSGATISMPCSTDKENGENLGLESKYLKKREDSIPLRGLSQNLFSNSDHQRDGTLGALHTSSKPTALPSASSAYFPGQLPNS